One part of the Microbacterium aurugineum genome encodes these proteins:
- a CDS encoding alpha/beta fold hydrolase — protein sequence MPSLPALLTRTIHAAARVSPTFAGDLAYRLFFTTSPRMPVREADAPTLDDARRGTLHVRGIEVSTYEWGGGPHAVLLLHGWRGRASQFAPLVRELVAEGFRVIAFDAPAHGTSGGGRTDVRDWVDAAEQLHAVHGPFATIVGHSFGAFAALTVARSTVPTGAVAAIAGAAGPDAFLAEFARELRLDPATTARLTERFHRRLGLDRATVSARYDAARHPLPRETALLVVHDRDDRRMPDSDSLRLHEAHGERSRLLRTEGLGHTRVLSADATLDAVVALVTGGLEAVDALGSIAPDETQTRRRTPRRTTGRTAAATTTTAATSTATTKPPVTRTAAMVPNTAIPSPPPSANPIS from the coding sequence ATGCCGTCCCTCCCCGCACTGCTCACCCGCACCATCCATGCCGCCGCCCGCGTCTCGCCCACGTTCGCGGGCGACCTCGCCTACCGCCTCTTCTTCACCACCTCCCCGCGGATGCCGGTGCGCGAGGCCGATGCCCCGACACTCGACGACGCGCGCCGCGGGACCCTGCACGTGCGAGGCATCGAGGTGTCCACCTACGAGTGGGGCGGCGGCCCTCACGCGGTGCTGCTCCTGCACGGATGGCGCGGCCGAGCCTCGCAGTTCGCCCCGCTCGTGCGCGAACTGGTCGCGGAGGGGTTCCGCGTGATCGCGTTCGACGCACCCGCGCACGGCACCTCCGGCGGCGGTCGCACCGATGTGCGTGACTGGGTGGACGCCGCCGAGCAGCTGCACGCCGTGCACGGGCCCTTCGCCACGATCGTCGGGCACTCGTTCGGCGCCTTCGCCGCGTTGACCGTAGCCCGGTCGACCGTGCCGACCGGCGCCGTCGCCGCGATCGCCGGTGCGGCCGGCCCCGACGCCTTCCTCGCGGAGTTCGCGAGAGAGCTCCGCCTCGATCCCGCGACGACCGCGAGGCTCACGGAGCGATTCCATCGGCGGCTCGGTCTGGACCGGGCCACGGTCTCGGCGCGCTACGACGCCGCGCGGCATCCGCTTCCGAGGGAGACCGCACTGCTGGTCGTGCACGATCGCGATGACCGACGGATGCCGGATTCCGACTCCCTGCGGCTGCACGAAGCCCACGGCGAGCGCTCCCGCCTGCTCCGCACCGAAGGGCTCGGCCACACCCGCGTGCTGTCGGCGGATGCGACCCTCGATGCGGTCGTCGCGCTCGTGACGGGCGGGCTCGAGGCCGTCGATGCGCTCGGGTCGATCGCACCGGATGAGACTCAGACCCGTCGACGGACTCCGCGCCGCACCACCGGAAGAACCGCGGCCGCCACGACCACGACAGCGGCCACGAGCACTGCCACGACGAAGCCGCCGGTGACGAGGACGGCGGCGATGGTGCCGAACACGGCGATCCCGAGCCCGCCTCCGAGCGCGAATCCGATTTCCTGA
- a CDS encoding TetR/AcrR family transcriptional regulator, which yields MSIHVVQDGRRARGDASRRIVLDSATDLASVEGLDGLTIGRLAEASGSSKSSIATLFRSKEGLQLATVEAAREIFTAQIVEPAREHPRGVHRLAALLRNSLAYSKERVFAGGCFFAATAADVDSKSGPVSDAVRAALVDWYGYLEAQIRHAVAVGEIDADAEILAFELVALNEEANARSLLMDDERPYALAAAAIRARLRAAGAAESAVALLDL from the coding sequence ATGTCGATTCATGTGGTGCAGGACGGACGGCGAGCGCGTGGTGATGCCTCGCGCCGCATCGTGCTGGACAGTGCGACCGATCTCGCCTCCGTCGAGGGGCTGGACGGGCTGACCATCGGCCGGCTCGCCGAAGCCTCCGGGTCGAGCAAGAGCAGCATCGCCACGCTCTTCCGGAGCAAGGAGGGCCTGCAGCTCGCCACGGTCGAGGCCGCGCGGGAGATCTTCACCGCGCAGATCGTCGAGCCCGCCCGGGAGCATCCGCGGGGTGTCCACCGCCTCGCCGCGCTGTTGCGCAACTCCCTCGCGTACTCGAAGGAACGGGTCTTCGCCGGTGGGTGCTTCTTCGCCGCCACGGCAGCCGACGTCGACTCGAAGTCCGGGCCCGTGAGCGATGCGGTGCGTGCGGCACTGGTCGACTGGTACGGCTACCTCGAAGCTCAGATCCGCCACGCGGTCGCCGTGGGGGAGATCGATGCCGATGCGGAGATTCTCGCCTTCGAGCTGGTCGCCTTGAACGAGGAGGCCAATGCGCGCTCGCTGCTGATGGACGATGAGCGCCCCTACGCGCTCGCGGCCGCCGCGATCCGCGCTCGCCTCCGTGCTGCCGGCGCGGCGGAGTCCGCGGTGGCGCTCCTCGACCTCTGA